A portion of the Paenibacillus hamazuiensis genome contains these proteins:
- a CDS encoding polysaccharide deacetylase family protein codes for MVNVKLLVASGLFVIVLFGLSGMRDVNTFIDQVKSHTDHMVLSDPYAIALPAVATVEMTGDERDLLLTRIKEGAEQLRKPAINAKLDHVWKAIPGLNGVEVDVEKTFLLAQKHAVPGEIPYVFKEVSPQIGLDDLGAQPIYKGNPQKPMVALMINVAWGNEYLPKMLEVLDKENVHATFFFDGTWLKSNIDVAKDIMARGHEVSNHAYSHKNMSQLSRQKATEEIVKTQNLLSKELGAKNVLFAPPSGDYDQETVNIAHSLGLRTILWTLDTVDWRKPEPWTIVNKIRARVEPGSLILMHPTSSSSEALAEMISIIKEKKLRLGTVSDVISPKRVPES; via the coding sequence ATGGTCAATGTAAAGCTGCTTGTCGCTTCGGGGTTGTTCGTCATTGTGTTATTCGGTTTAAGCGGAATGCGCGATGTGAATACGTTTATCGATCAGGTGAAAAGCCATACCGATCACATGGTGTTGTCCGACCCTTATGCCATTGCGCTGCCGGCTGTCGCTACGGTCGAAATGACGGGCGATGAACGCGACCTTCTCCTCACGAGGATCAAGGAGGGGGCGGAACAGTTAAGAAAGCCCGCGATTAACGCCAAGCTGGATCATGTTTGGAAAGCGATACCGGGTCTGAACGGGGTGGAAGTGGATGTGGAGAAAACGTTTTTGCTCGCGCAAAAACATGCCGTTCCCGGAGAAATTCCTTACGTGTTCAAGGAGGTTTCGCCGCAAATCGGACTCGATGACCTGGGGGCGCAGCCGATTTATAAAGGCAACCCGCAAAAGCCGATGGTTGCCCTTATGATCAACGTTGCCTGGGGCAACGAATATTTGCCGAAAATGCTCGAGGTGCTGGACAAGGAAAACGTGCATGCGACGTTTTTTTTCGACGGGACTTGGCTGAAAAGCAACATTGACGTGGCCAAAGATATTATGGCGCGGGGCCATGAGGTATCCAATCACGCCTACTCCCACAAAAACATGAGCCAGCTCAGCCGCCAAAAAGCGACCGAGGAAATCGTGAAGACGCAAAACCTTCTCAGCAAGGAGCTCGGGGCCAAAAACGTGCTGTTTGCACCGCCTTCCGGCGATTACGATCAGGAAACGGTGAACATCGCCCACAGCCTGGGGCTGCGAACGATTTTGTGGACGTTGGATACGGTCGACTGGAGGAAGCCGGAGCCGTGGACGATTGTTAATAAAATTCGCGCACGAGTCGAGCCGGGCAGCCTTATCCTGATGCATCCGACGTCGTCGTCCAGCGAGGCGCTCGCCGAAATGATCTCCATCATCAAAGAAAAAAAATTGCGGCTTGGTACGGTCAGCGACGTCATTTCGCCGAAGCGTGTTCCGGAAAGTTGA